The genomic stretch TCCACCCTGGTCTATGAGCAGTGCGATCGGTAGTGCTTCTTTTCCATATAATCCCTCGACTACTGGAAATCCCAAGAAGGAAGTATTTGCCAATCCTGCCACGATGACCAAACAACCTGTAGTCTGATTATCCCAACTTAAAACTCTACCAAGAATCCCGAAAATCAGCCAGGAGCCGAGAAAGGTCAGCCAAGCGGATGATATAGGAAGGAGTAAGTTCCACCCAGGCTTAATCTGCGGAATGTATAGGAGTGCCAAAGCTGGTAATACAATATTTAGAAGATACGCATTGACCCACTTGGTGATTTTTTCTATAGGGAGATTTTGTTGTTTCTGGAGAAAAAGCCCCAATAAAAGACATAAAAATGCGATGATAACTCCCGTCATACTGCTTGATGATTATGCTTTGTTTTTATTAACATTAAAATAATTTCGTATTATTGTATTTTGTTGAATGTCAGCATACTTTTGAGCAAAACAGTCCGGATTCTATGAATAAACTTATACCGATTTTCATCAACGGAAGGAAGTGGATTCAGCTTTCACAGCTTTCAAATGAGCAATCTTCCAAGCTGAAAACATGGCTCCCGGTAAGCTGTCTGAAGAAAATAGTGTTCCAAGGAAGTGAGTTCACCGAATGTTTGGATTTTGAGACCTATGATTATTGGTTTCGTACGCACCAGATGTCCGAGCAAAAGCAGGCCCTGTTGGACTTCTAGTCCAATCCTACATTTTTTCTTTTTTCCTCAAAATATTCCCCTAATCCCGGGTAGAAATCACTCTCGACCTCTGGAATACCGTCCAGAATCAATTCCATATTTCCCTCCATAGCGTCTGTATTCACTTGCATTGCTTCCAGAAGATAGATCAGATCCTCCAGACTCAATGCCTCATAGCTCCATGATGGGTAGAGTATGTAATCATTACCGTAGAAATCCACCGCTTCATACTGGATTTTGCCCTCCAAAGCATGGGCGTAAATGCTGATCTGCTCTCCCCACTGACTCTCTGGGTAGTTCAATTTGACCAATAAAACAGAAGTGGTCTCATCGGTAAAATAGCTTTCTGGATGGAATTTGAAATCAATCATCTACCAAAAATAGTAAATCCTAAGGATTGAAGATCCCATTCCTATATTTGGATTGGATAATCGGGACTTTCGGACTATTTTTGGGCACATTTGCAAGTAGCCCTGTTGGCTATCATTCCATTATATTTGGCTTTCAAACTCCTGATTATGAAAAGAGATTCGCTTGTTTTCGACCTTATCAACGAAGAAGAAGACAGACAAAAGAGAGGCATCGAATTGATCGCTTCCGAAAACTTCACCAGTAAACAAGTAATGGAAGCCGCAGGCAGCGTGCTGACAAATAAATATGCCGAGGGTCTTCCTAGTAAGCGCTATTATGGTGGCTGCGAGGTAGTGGATAAGATCGAACAATTGGCTATTGACCGGGCTAAAGAACTTTTCGGCGCTACTTGGGCCAATGTGCAGCCGCACTCTGGCGCACAGGCCAATGCTGCGGTAATGCTTGCCTGTCTGAAAGCAGGTGATCCAATTCTGGGATTTGACTTATCCCATGGAGGTCACCTTACGCATGGCTCCCCTGTTAACTTTTCAGGAAAACTTTATGAGCCACATTTTTATGGTGTAGAAGAAGGGACAGGAAGAATCGACTACGACAAGGTAGAAGAAAAAGCCCTTGCCGTTTCTCCGAAAATGATCATTTGTGGAGCGTCCGCTTATTCTCGGGACTGGGATTATGCCAGGCTGAGAGAGATTGCTGATGAAGTAGGAGCGATTCTTTTGGCTGATATTTCACACCCATCCGGATTGATCGCAAAAGGTCTGCTAAACGATCCTTTGGAGCATTGTCATATCGTGACAACTACCACCCACAAAACGCTTAGAGGGCCAAGAGGAGGTCTGATCATGATGCGTGAGGACTTTGACAATCCTTGGGGACTTACCACTCCAAAAGGAGAAATCAGAAAGATGTCATCATTGCTTGATATGGGCGTATTCCCAGGGACACAAGGCGGTCCACTGGAGCATATTATTGCTGCTAAGGCAGTGGCTTTCCAAGAGTGCCTTTCTGATGAATACATGCACTATGTGCTTCAGGTCAAAAAGAATGCATCCGTAATGGCTGATCAGTTCGTAAGTCTGGGATATCAGATCATATCAGGAGGAACTGACAACCACATGATGCTAATCGACCTAAGAAATAAAGAGCTTACAGGGAAAATTGCTGAAGAAACCTTAGGCAAGGTGGACATCACCATCAATAAAAATATGGTTCCATTTGACACCAAATCACCGTTTGTGACATCAGGTATGAGAGTAGGGACGGCAGCTGTCACTACTAGAGGCTTGAAAGAAGATGATATGGTGAAAATCGTCGGGCTGATAGATAGAGCATTGACGAATCATACCAACGACGCTGAATTGGCAAATATCCGTGGCGAAGTAAACGCCTGGATGAATCAGTTTCCATTATACTAGAATTTAGATACCACCCGTGGCGTTAGATCAATACCAAGAAGAGGAAGAAGAAGGAGGAATGTCCTTTTTGGACCATTTAGAAGCATTACGCTGGCACTTGCTTCGCTCCGTTGCGGCTATACTGATATTGTCGGTAGCAGCTTTTCTAGCCAAAAGCTTTGTTTTCGGAGTTGTAATCCTAGGACCTTCCAAGGTGGACTTCGTGACCTACCGTTGGCTATGCGAACTCAGCGATTATGTAGGTATGTCGGCTCTCTGTATTGATGAACTTCCCTTTACGATACAAAGTAGGCAGATGACAGGGCAGTTTACCATGCACATGACTTCAAGTTTTGTGGTGGGATTCATTGCTTCGTTTCCGTTTGTCTTCTGGGAAGTGTGGAGATTTATAAGCCCGGGACTCTATGATCAGGAGAAGAATGCCGCCAGAGGTGCTGTTTTCTTTGTCAGCTTACTATTCTTCTTAGGAGCTGCCTTCGGATACTATATTCTTGCGCCTCTTTCGATCAACTTCCTCTCAAACTACCAGTTGGATCCTTCGATTCTCAATGAGTTTGATATCACTTCCTATATCTCTACCTTGACTATGTTGGTGCTGGCTTCGGCTATCATGTTCCAGCTCCCGGTAGTGGTTTATTTCCTTGCCATGTCAGGTTTAGTAACCTCAGGCATGCTCAAGGCTTACAGAAGACATGCGATAGTGGTTATCTTGGTATTATCGGCCATCATTACCCCTCCGGATGTCATCTCCCAGATATTGATATCCATGCCGATTTTGGTGTTGTATGAAGCTGGGATACAGATTGCAAAACGCTTGGAGAAGAAAAGAGCGATCAGAAAAGCAAAGGAAGAAGTGGATGATGCGCTTTAAATATAGACGCTAGACTTAAGTATCAAGTAGCAAGATTTTAGACTCAAGAATCAAGATATTAGAATCAAGATATCCTTCGACTTCGCTCAGGATGACGATGATGTCAGGCTAAGCGGAGTCGAATACTTTATAAATTAAGCAGTTATGAAAAAGAAAATAGCAATAGGAGGTGATCATGCAGGTTTTGAATACAAATCCCAATTGATCAGCAAACTAGAATCCCAAGGATATGAAGTAAAGGATTTTGGCCCCTTCTCTGATGCATCAGTTGACTATCCGGATTATGTACATCCTTTGAGTTCGGCTATAGAGGCAGGAGAATATGAGCTGGGCATAGTAATCTGCGGAAGTGGAAACGGGGTTGCCATCACTGCCAATAAGCACCAAGGAATCCGTGCGGCACTGTGCTGGAATGAGGAATTGGCCGCCTTGTGCAGGCAGCACAACAATGCCAATGTCCTAGCGCTTCCCGCCAGGTTTATTTCCTATGAATTGGCAGAACAGCTATCTGAGATTTTCCTGACTACGGAATTTGAGGGTGGAAGACACGAGAATCGCGTGAAAAAAATTGCTTGTAGTTAAGATTGTTGGATGCCGGATGTCCGGTGTTATACGCAAAAAAGCCCAAACTTGAGAATTCAGGTTTGGGCTTTTTCTTTTAGTAAATCCGAGTGTATCCGTAATTTTTCACTTTGCAGGTTTCTAGCAAAAAGGGGTAGTTTTGGTTTGTAATAAGTGCTTTTTGTATTTTGAAGGTAACTTTCCAAAATCGTTAAATTGAAAAATGAATAAAGGATTGACACTGTTGAGTATTGTTGTCTTTATTTTCCAAGGAGTAGAGTCTTTTGGACAGTCACAGACTTATTTGTCGCTTTACAGGGATCAATTGCCATATTTTCAAGAGTTGATTACCGGTGCACATTATGAAGATCCTCCAAACAGTTATGTAGGGCATCCTTATCTCCTTGGCCGCGATTTTCAGGATGGCATTCTCACGATCAATAATGTAAGTTACACTGATGTGCCCCTTTTATATAATATGCATGAAGATGAATTGGTTACTTTTCATCCGATTTACCAAGAGAAGATTTGGATAAAACCAGAAAAGGTAGAGGCATTTCAATTTGTAGAGGGAGAACTTTTTCAACGGTTTTCTGAGAACGAGACTTACCCACACCATAAAAATGGGTTTTACGAGGTAGTTTCTGATGGTGAGATTAAAGTATTAGTAAAGCATTATAAGAAAAAGGCAGTTTATAGGGAGACTGGAAGAGTGACTTATACCTTTTTGGCCTCAGAGGATTTTTTTTATTGGTGGAATGGGGAATTCGCAAAAATAAAGAATGGAAATCAGGCGAT from Algoriphagus sp. NG3 encodes the following:
- the rpiB gene encoding ribose 5-phosphate isomerase B; translation: MKKKIAIGGDHAGFEYKSQLISKLESQGYEVKDFGPFSDASVDYPDYVHPLSSAIEAGEYELGIVICGSGNGVAITANKHQGIRAALCWNEELAALCRQHNNANVLALPARFISYELAEQLSEIFLTTEFEGGRHENRVKKIACS
- the tatC gene encoding twin-arginine translocase subunit TatC, with the protein product MALDQYQEEEEEGGMSFLDHLEALRWHLLRSVAAILILSVAAFLAKSFVFGVVILGPSKVDFVTYRWLCELSDYVGMSALCIDELPFTIQSRQMTGQFTMHMTSSFVVGFIASFPFVFWEVWRFISPGLYDQEKNAARGAVFFVSLLFFLGAAFGYYILAPLSINFLSNYQLDPSILNEFDITSYISTLTMLVLASAIMFQLPVVVYFLAMSGLVTSGMLKAYRRHAIVVILVLSAIITPPDVISQILISMPILVLYEAGIQIAKRLEKKRAIRKAKEEVDDAL
- a CDS encoding UDP-glucuronosyltransferase: MIDFKFHPESYFTDETTSVLLVKLNYPESQWGEQISIYAHALEGKIQYEAVDFYGNDYILYPSWSYEALSLEDLIYLLEAMQVNTDAMEGNMELILDGIPEVESDFYPGLGEYFEEKRKNVGLD
- the glyA gene encoding serine hydroxymethyltransferase; this translates as MKRDSLVFDLINEEEDRQKRGIELIASENFTSKQVMEAAGSVLTNKYAEGLPSKRYYGGCEVVDKIEQLAIDRAKELFGATWANVQPHSGAQANAAVMLACLKAGDPILGFDLSHGGHLTHGSPVNFSGKLYEPHFYGVEEGTGRIDYDKVEEKALAVSPKMIICGASAYSRDWDYARLREIADEVGAILLADISHPSGLIAKGLLNDPLEHCHIVTTTTHKTLRGPRGGLIMMREDFDNPWGLTTPKGEIRKMSSLLDMGVFPGTQGGPLEHIIAAKAVAFQECLSDEYMHYVLQVKKNASVMADQFVSLGYQIISGGTDNHMMLIDLRNKELTGKIAEETLGKVDITINKNMVPFDTKSPFVTSGMRVGTAAVTTRGLKEDDMVKIVGLIDRALTNHTNDAELANIRGEVNAWMNQFPLY